In Streptomyces sp. DG2A-72, one genomic interval encodes:
- a CDS encoding GNAT family N-acetyltransferase, which yields MLTQTTSRVLEPSDLDAALAVLDREPVANAFVASRVQIAGLDPWRLGGEMWGWYEDGMLTSLCYAGANLVPICATPRAVRAFADRARRAGRRCSSIVGPAEATAQLWRLLEPGWGPAREVRSHQPLMVADRLPADISPDPYVRRIRKDEMETIMPACVAMFTEEVGISPMAGDGGLLYQARVAELVGSGRSFARLGPDGKVVFKAEIGAATDRACQIQGVWVAPEYRGRGIAAPGMAAVLRYALADVAPVVSLYVNDFNTAARRAYRRVGFREVGAFMSVLF from the coding sequence GTGTTGACCCAGACCACCTCCCGGGTTCTCGAACCGAGCGACCTGGACGCCGCGCTCGCCGTTCTCGACCGCGAGCCGGTCGCGAACGCCTTCGTGGCATCCCGGGTGCAGATCGCGGGCCTGGACCCGTGGCGGCTCGGCGGCGAGATGTGGGGCTGGTACGAGGACGGCATGCTGACGTCCCTCTGCTACGCGGGCGCCAACCTCGTCCCGATCTGCGCGACACCGAGGGCCGTACGGGCCTTCGCGGACCGGGCGCGAAGGGCCGGCCGCCGCTGCTCCTCCATCGTCGGCCCCGCCGAGGCCACCGCCCAGCTGTGGCGCCTGCTCGAACCGGGCTGGGGCCCGGCCCGCGAGGTCCGCTCCCACCAGCCCCTCATGGTCGCCGACCGCCTCCCCGCCGACATCTCCCCGGATCCGTACGTCCGCCGCATCCGCAAGGACGAGATGGAGACGATCATGCCGGCGTGCGTGGCGATGTTCACCGAGGAGGTCGGCATCTCACCCATGGCCGGCGACGGCGGCCTCCTCTACCAGGCCCGGGTCGCCGAACTCGTCGGCTCCGGCCGCTCCTTCGCCCGTCTCGGCCCCGACGGCAAGGTCGTCTTCAAGGCGGAGATCGGCGCCGCGACGGACCGGGCCTGCCAGATCCAGGGCGTATGGGTGGCCCCCGAGTACCGGGGGAGGGGCATCGCGGCCCCGGGCATGGCGGCGGTACTGCGCTACGCCCTGGCGGACGTGGCCCCGGTCGTCAGCCTCTACGTCAACGACTTCAACACGGCGGCGAGAAGGGCGTACAGGCGCGTGGGCTTCCGGGAAGTCGGAGCGTTCATGAGCGTGCTCTTCTGA
- a CDS encoding ferritin-like domain-containing protein, giving the protein MSEAKDGDLKALQAALAAEHAAVYGYGVVGGRIDEGHRTEARAAYDAHRARRDALARAVRDLGGTPVAAAAGYALPFAVPDSTAAVRLAAELEDRVAGVYSDLVRATDGERRRTAAEALREAAVRAVRWRGESVAFPGLTERTTATASATPTA; this is encoded by the coding sequence GTGAGCGAGGCCAAGGACGGGGACCTGAAGGCGCTCCAGGCGGCACTGGCGGCCGAGCATGCCGCCGTGTACGGCTACGGCGTCGTCGGCGGACGGATCGACGAAGGACATCGTACGGAGGCCAGGGCGGCGTACGACGCCCACCGGGCCCGGCGGGACGCGCTGGCGCGCGCGGTGCGGGACCTGGGCGGGACGCCGGTGGCCGCCGCCGCGGGCTATGCACTGCCCTTCGCGGTGCCGGACTCCACGGCGGCCGTCCGGCTCGCCGCGGAGCTGGAGGACCGGGTGGCCGGGGTCTACTCGGACCTGGTGCGCGCCACCGACGGCGAGCGGCGGCGCACGGCCGCGGAGGCCCTGCGGGAAGCGGCGGTGCGGGCGGTGCGCTGGCGCGGCGAGAGCGTAGCCTTCCCTGGGCTCACCGAGCGGACCACCGCGACGGCGTCGGCGACGCCCACGGCGTGA
- a CDS encoding YlxR family protein has translation MSGRTRARACPERTCVGCRERAAKTDLLRIVVIKDACVPDPRGTLPGRGAYVHPALVCLDQAVRRRAFTRALRAPGALDTKALRHYVEQTEGCQQHIAEQATP, from the coding sequence GTGTCTGGCCGGACGCGAGCCCGCGCATGCCCTGAGCGCACCTGTGTGGGGTGCCGGGAGCGAGCGGCCAAGACTGATCTGCTGCGCATCGTGGTGATCAAGGATGCATGCGTCCCTGATCCACGCGGTACGCTGCCCGGCCGGGGTGCCTATGTACACCCCGCCCTGGTCTGTCTCGACCAGGCGGTACGCCGCCGGGCGTTCACGCGGGCGCTGCGCGCCCCGGGAGCGCTCGACACAAAGGCGTTGCGCCACTACGTCGAGCAGACAGAAGGTTGCCAGCAGCACATTGCTGAGCAGGCAACACCGTAA
- the ispG gene encoding flavodoxin-dependent (E)-4-hydroxy-3-methylbut-2-enyl-diphosphate synthase yields MTAISLGMPSVPTKLAERRKSRQIQVGSVAVGGDAPVSVQSMTTTRTSDIGATLQQIAELTASGCQIVRVACPTQDDADALATIARKSQIPVIADIHFQPKYVFAAIEAGCAAVRVNPGNIKQFDDKVKEIARAAKDHGTPIRIGVNAGSLDRRLLQKYGKATPEALAESALWEASLFEEHDFRDIKISVKHNDPVIMVEAYRQLAAQCDYPLHLGVTEAGPAFQGTIKSAVAFGALLSQGIGDTIRVSLSAPPVEEVKVGNQILESLNLKQRGLEIVSCPSCGRAQVDVYKLAEEVTAGLTGMEVPLRVAVMGCVVNGPGEAREADLGVASGNGKGQIFVKGEVIKTVPESKIVETLIEEAMKLAEQMEADGTESGEPSVSVAG; encoded by the coding sequence ATGACTGCGATTTCTCTCGGCATGCCGTCCGTTCCGACCAAGCTCGCCGAACGCCGGAAGAGCCGGCAGATCCAGGTCGGATCCGTGGCGGTCGGCGGAGACGCTCCCGTGTCGGTCCAGTCGATGACCACGACCCGTACGTCGGACATCGGCGCCACGCTCCAGCAGATCGCCGAACTCACGGCGTCCGGCTGCCAGATCGTGCGCGTCGCCTGCCCCACGCAGGACGACGCCGACGCCCTCGCGACCATCGCCCGCAAGTCGCAGATCCCGGTGATCGCGGACATCCACTTCCAGCCGAAATACGTCTTCGCCGCCATCGAGGCGGGCTGCGCCGCGGTCCGCGTCAACCCCGGCAACATCAAGCAGTTCGACGACAAGGTCAAGGAGATCGCGCGGGCCGCGAAGGACCACGGCACGCCGATCCGTATCGGCGTGAACGCGGGCTCGCTGGACCGCCGCCTGCTCCAGAAGTACGGCAAGGCGACCCCCGAGGCGCTCGCGGAGTCCGCCCTCTGGGAGGCGTCCCTCTTCGAGGAGCACGACTTCCGGGACATCAAGATCTCGGTCAAGCACAACGACCCGGTGATCATGGTCGAGGCGTACCGTCAGCTCGCCGCCCAGTGCGACTACCCCCTCCACCTCGGTGTGACGGAGGCGGGCCCGGCCTTCCAGGGCACGATCAAGTCGGCGGTGGCCTTCGGCGCCCTTCTCTCCCAGGGCATCGGCGACACGATCCGCGTCTCGCTGTCCGCGCCTCCGGTGGAGGAGGTCAAGGTCGGCAACCAGATCCTGGAGTCCCTGAACCTCAAGCAGCGCGGCCTGGAGATCGTCTCCTGCCCGTCCTGCGGCCGCGCCCAGGTCGACGTCTACAAGCTCGCCGAGGAAGTCACCGCGGGCCTCACCGGCATGGAGGTCCCCCTCCGCGTAGCGGTGATGGGCTGCGTGGTGAACGGCCCCGGCGAGGCCCGCGAAGCCGACCTCGGCGTCGCCTCCGGCAACGGCAAGGGCCAGATCTTCGTCAAGGGCGAGGTCATCAAGACCGTCCCGGAATCCAAGATCGTAGAAACCCTCATCGAAGAGGCCATGAAGCTGGCCGAACAGATGGAGGCGGACGGGACCGAGTCCGGAGAGCCGTCGGTGTCGGTGGCAGGCTGA
- a CDS encoding RIP metalloprotease, producing MFILGIVVFAFGLLVSIAWHELGHLSTAKLFGIRVPQYMVGFGPTIFSRKKGETEYGIKAIPFGGYIRMIGMFPPGPDGRLEARSTSPWRGMIEDARSAAFEELRPGDETRLFYTRKPWKRVIVMFAGPFMNLILAVALFLTVLMGFGISQQTTTVSSVSQCVIAQTENRDTCEKSDPASPAAAAGLKAGDKIVSFGGVRTDDWNQLSDLIRANPGKDVPIVVDRDGEEVTLHAKIVANQVAKKDSSGQIVQGEFVSAGFLGFSAATGIVKQDFGDSLTWMGERVGDAVDSLAAIPSKVPALWDAAFGDGEREADSPMGVVGAARVGGEIFTLDIPPTQQLAMALMLVAGFNLSLFLFNMLPLLPLDGGHIAGALWESLRRNLAKVLRRPDPGPFDVAKLMPVAYVVAGIFICFTLLVLVADVVNPVRIS from the coding sequence ATGTTCATCCTCGGCATAGTGGTCTTCGCGTTCGGCCTCCTGGTCTCGATCGCGTGGCACGAACTGGGGCACCTGTCCACGGCCAAGCTCTTCGGCATCCGCGTACCGCAGTACATGGTCGGCTTCGGCCCGACGATCTTCTCGCGCAAGAAGGGTGAGACCGAGTACGGCATCAAGGCCATCCCGTTCGGCGGCTACATCCGCATGATCGGCATGTTCCCGCCCGGCCCCGACGGCCGCCTCGAAGCCCGCTCCACCTCACCGTGGCGCGGCATGATCGAGGACGCCCGCTCGGCGGCCTTCGAGGAACTGCGGCCCGGCGACGAGACCCGGCTCTTCTACACGCGCAAGCCGTGGAAGCGCGTCATCGTGATGTTCGCGGGCCCCTTCATGAACCTGATCCTGGCGGTGGCGCTCTTCCTCACCGTCCTGATGGGCTTCGGCATCTCCCAGCAGACCACCACCGTCAGCTCCGTCTCCCAGTGCGTCATCGCACAGACCGAGAACCGCGACACCTGCGAGAAGTCCGACCCCGCCTCCCCGGCCGCGGCCGCGGGTCTGAAAGCGGGCGACAAGATCGTCTCCTTCGGCGGAGTGCGCACCGACGACTGGAACCAGCTCTCCGACCTCATCCGCGCCAACCCCGGCAAGGACGTCCCGATCGTCGTGGACCGCGACGGCGAGGAAGTCACCCTGCACGCGAAGATCGTCGCCAACCAGGTCGCCAAGAAGGACTCCAGCGGCCAGATCGTCCAGGGCGAGTTCGTCTCGGCGGGCTTCCTCGGCTTCAGCGCCGCCACCGGCATCGTCAAACAGGACTTCGGCGACTCCCTGACCTGGATGGGCGAGCGGGTGGGCGACGCCGTCGACTCCCTCGCCGCCATCCCCAGCAAGGTCCCCGCGCTGTGGGACGCCGCCTTCGGTGACGGCGAGCGCGAGGCGGACTCCCCGATGGGCGTGGTGGGCGCGGCCCGCGTCGGCGGCGAGATCTTCACCCTCGACATCCCGCCGACGCAGCAGCTGGCGATGGCGTTGATGCTGGTGGCAGGTTTCAACCTCTCCCTGTTCCTCTTCAACATGCTCCCGCTGCTGCCGCTGGACGGCGGCCATATCGCGGGCGCCCTGTGGGAGTCCCTGCGCCGCAACCTGGCGAAGGTGCTGCGCCGCCCCGACCCCGGCCCGTTCGATGTGGCGAAGCTGATGCCGGTGGCCTATGTGGTGGCCGGGATCTTCATCTGCTTCACGCTGCTCGTGCTGGTGGCGGACGTGGTTAACCCGGTGAGAATCTCCTAG
- a CDS encoding aminoglycoside phosphotransferase family protein encodes MAFEPPRRLVRAFGETAPEGDDWLEKLPQKAQQAVALRELTVERVQVPGGRSSLVVLVRLPDGTPAVLKLAPRRARPESERAALAHWGGLGAVQLLEPFTPEGVLLLERLHPDVSVRSLPEAKALLEAAGTLRRLWVEPPGEHSFETVAERTERQAVAMRGASAEFSALVSAALDARESLLAAPPEERLLHGTFRQSKVLAGERMPWLAVGPDPVVGECAFDLARLVRDRVEDLIASPSGAATTRRRVKRLAESLDVEQERLRGWTLFRAVESGVRALRVGRPRDAELLLEFAGWL; translated from the coding sequence ATGGCTTTCGAACCGCCGCGGCGTCTGGTCAGGGCGTTCGGTGAGACGGCACCGGAAGGTGACGACTGGCTGGAGAAGCTGCCCCAGAAGGCTCAACAGGCCGTCGCGCTACGCGAGTTGACCGTGGAGCGGGTGCAGGTGCCCGGTGGACGCAGCAGCCTGGTCGTGCTGGTACGGCTGCCGGACGGTACGCCCGCGGTGCTGAAGCTCGCCCCACGCCGGGCGCGGCCGGAGAGCGAGCGGGCCGCACTTGCCCACTGGGGCGGTCTGGGTGCCGTACAACTGCTGGAGCCTTTCACCCCCGAGGGGGTGCTCCTGCTGGAACGGCTGCATCCGGATGTGTCGGTGCGGTCGTTGCCGGAGGCGAAGGCGTTGCTTGAGGCGGCGGGGACGTTGCGGCGGCTGTGGGTGGAGCCGCCCGGTGAGCATTCCTTCGAGACCGTGGCCGAGCGGACGGAGCGGCAGGCCGTGGCGATGCGGGGTGCGTCAGCGGAGTTTTCGGCACTGGTGAGCGCGGCTCTCGACGCGCGGGAGTCACTGCTGGCCGCGCCGCCCGAGGAGCGGTTGCTGCATGGGACGTTTCGGCAGAGCAAGGTGCTGGCCGGGGAGCGGATGCCGTGGTTGGCGGTGGGGCCGGATCCGGTGGTCGGGGAATGTGCGTTCGATCTGGCGCGGTTGGTGCGGGATCGGGTGGAGGACCTCATTGCCTCGCCGTCGGGGGCGGCGACGACCCGGCGGCGGGTCAAGCGGCTTGCGGAGTCGTTGGATGTGGAGCAGGAGCGGTTGCGGGGGTGGACGTTGTTCCGGGCGGTGGAGTCGGGGGTTCGGGCGCTGCGGGTGGGGCGGCCTCGGGATGCGGAGCTGTTGCTTGAATTTGCCGGGTGGCTTTAG
- a CDS encoding GNAT family N-acetyltransferase, translating to MLRFPGHGHRHPEDIVIGPLDLPARIDEALAVQAVAFGLGSDEVAVRRQIVLRHMTYPGARAFGATAADRLVGFVYGMPNDRSHWWSTVVEPYLRAQGHADWLDDSFVITELHVHPRYQNRGIGRSLITTITDTADEPRSILSAIDTDSPARGLYHSLGYQDLARQVLFPSAPKPYAVMGAQLPLRRR from the coding sequence ATGCTGCGTTTTCCCGGTCACGGCCACCGCCACCCCGAAGACATCGTGATCGGCCCCCTGGACCTCCCCGCAAGGATCGACGAGGCACTCGCAGTCCAAGCAGTTGCGTTCGGACTCGGTTCCGACGAGGTCGCCGTACGCCGCCAGATCGTCCTGCGGCACATGACCTACCCAGGGGCAAGGGCGTTCGGCGCCACCGCAGCGGATCGTCTCGTCGGGTTCGTCTACGGCATGCCCAACGACCGCTCCCACTGGTGGTCCACGGTCGTGGAGCCGTACCTCCGCGCCCAGGGCCACGCCGACTGGCTCGACGACTCCTTCGTGATCACCGAGCTGCATGTCCACCCGCGTTACCAGAACCGCGGCATCGGCCGCTCCCTGATCACCACGATCACGGACACCGCCGACGAACCCCGCTCGATCCTCTCCGCGATCGACACCGACAGCCCGGCCCGCGGCCTGTACCACTCCCTCGGCTACCAGGACCTGGCCCGCCAGGTCCTCTTCCCCAGCGCCCCGAAGCCGTACGCCGTCATGGGCGCCCAGCTTCCCCTCCGCCGCCGCTAA
- the rimP gene encoding ribosome maturation factor RimP has product MSTTQSERLRELLEPLVTSQGLDLEEIAVDSVGRKRVLRVVVDSDEGADLDAIADVSRELSAKLDETDAMGQGEYTLEVGTPGAERELREHRHYVRATGRLVKFQLAEDGELVARLLTVDDEGVDVEVPGVKGRKATTRRLAFADIVKARVQVEFSRKDKKDMKEEEEA; this is encoded by the coding sequence ATGAGCACCACCCAGAGCGAGAGGCTGCGAGAACTGCTCGAACCGCTCGTCACCTCCCAGGGCCTGGATCTCGAAGAGATCGCAGTGGACTCGGTCGGACGCAAGCGGGTGCTGCGCGTGGTCGTCGACTCCGACGAAGGCGCCGATCTGGACGCCATCGCCGATGTGAGCCGTGAGCTCTCGGCGAAGCTCGACGAGACGGACGCGATGGGCCAGGGGGAGTACACCCTCGAGGTCGGAACCCCCGGTGCCGAGCGCGAGCTCAGAGAACACCGCCACTATGTGCGTGCCACAGGCCGCCTGGTGAAGTTCCAGCTCGCCGAGGACGGGGAACTGGTCGCCAGACTCCTGACCGTGGACGACGAGGGCGTGGACGTCGAAGTACCCGGTGTGAAGGGCCGCAAGGCCACCACGCGCAGGCTCGCCTTCGCCGACATCGTCAAGGCCCGGGTACAGGTGGAGTTCAGCCGCAAGGACAAGAAGGACATGAAGGAAGAGGAGGAGGCGTAG
- a CDS encoding proline--tRNA ligase — protein sequence MANAPVQRMSQLMAKTLRDDPADAEVLSHKLLVRAGYVRRTAAGIWSWLPLGKKVLANVERIVREEMDAIGAQEVLLPALLPREPYDATGRWDEYGPELFRLQDRRGGDYLLGPTHEEIFTLLVKDQASSYKDLPVILYQIQHKYRDEARPRAGILRGREFLMKDSYSFDTEDEGLAQSYALHRQAYQKVFMRLGLDYRICAATAGAMGGSKSEEFLAPAEAGEDTFADCPNCDFAANTEAIAYELKPVDADGVPALEEIPTPDTPTIETLAAHLGVPASATLKNLLVKVGGEIVAVGVPGDREVDMDKVEAHFAPAVVEMVTEADFAGRSDLVRGYVGPQGLGEKITYLADPRVAPGTSWITGANKEGMHAKNVVAGRDFEVDTYVDVVVVQEGDPCPKCGTGLKLDRAIEIGHIFQLGRKYADALKLDVLGQNGKPVRVTMGSYGIGVSRAIAALAEQSADDKGLCWPKEVAPADVHVVAAGKALQTELALDVSAKLAAAGLRVLVDDRAGVSPGVKFTDSELIGVPQILVAGRRSAEGVLELKDRRTGEREELTVDEAIARLSA from the coding sequence ATGGCGAACGCACCGGTCCAGCGCATGTCCCAGTTGATGGCGAAGACGCTGCGCGACGACCCGGCGGACGCCGAGGTCCTCAGTCACAAGCTGCTCGTCCGCGCCGGCTATGTCCGCCGTACCGCAGCCGGCATCTGGTCCTGGCTGCCCCTCGGCAAGAAGGTCCTCGCCAACGTCGAGCGCATCGTCCGCGAGGAGATGGACGCGATCGGCGCCCAGGAGGTACTGCTTCCCGCACTGCTGCCTCGTGAGCCGTACGACGCGACGGGCCGCTGGGACGAGTACGGCCCCGAGCTGTTCCGCCTCCAGGACCGCAGGGGCGGCGACTACCTCCTCGGCCCGACCCACGAGGAGATCTTCACCCTGCTGGTGAAGGATCAGGCGTCCTCCTACAAGGACCTGCCGGTGATCCTCTACCAGATCCAGCACAAGTACCGTGACGAGGCCCGCCCCCGCGCCGGCATCCTGCGCGGCCGTGAGTTCCTGATGAAGGACTCGTACTCCTTCGACACGGAGGACGAGGGCCTCGCCCAGTCGTACGCCCTGCACCGCCAGGCGTATCAGAAGGTGTTCATGCGTCTCGGCCTCGACTACCGCATCTGCGCCGCGACCGCCGGCGCGATGGGCGGCTCGAAGTCGGAGGAGTTCCTCGCTCCCGCCGAGGCCGGCGAGGACACCTTCGCGGACTGTCCGAACTGCGACTTCGCGGCCAACACCGAGGCGATCGCATACGAGCTGAAGCCGGTGGACGCCGACGGCGTGCCCGCCCTCGAAGAGATCCCGACCCCGGACACCCCCACCATCGAGACCCTCGCCGCCCACCTCGGCGTCCCGGCCTCCGCCACCCTGAAGAACCTGCTCGTGAAGGTCGGCGGCGAGATCGTCGCCGTCGGCGTCCCGGGTGACCGTGAGGTCGACATGGACAAGGTCGAGGCGCACTTCGCCCCGGCCGTCGTCGAGATGGTCACCGAGGCGGACTTCGCGGGCCGCTCCGACCTGGTCCGCGGGTACGTCGGCCCGCAGGGCCTGGGCGAGAAGATCACGTACCTCGCCGACCCGCGCGTGGCCCCCGGCACCTCCTGGATCACCGGCGCCAACAAGGAGGGCATGCACGCGAAGAACGTCGTCGCGGGCCGTGACTTCGAGGTCGACACGTACGTCGACGTCGTGGTCGTCCAGGAGGGCGACCCCTGCCCGAAGTGCGGCACCGGCCTCAAGCTGGACCGCGCCATCGAGATCGGCCACATCTTCCAGCTGGGCCGCAAGTACGCGGATGCGCTGAAGCTCGACGTCCTCGGCCAGAACGGCAAGCCGGTCCGCGTGACCATGGGCTCGTACGGCATCGGGGTCTCCCGCGCGATCGCCGCACTCGCCGAGCAGTCCGCCGATGACAAGGGCCTGTGCTGGCCGAAGGAGGTCGCCCCGGCCGACGTGCACGTGGTCGCCGCGGGCAAGGCGCTCCAGACCGAGCTGGCCCTCGACGTCTCGGCGAAGCTCGCCGCGGCCGGCCTGCGCGTCCTGGTCGACGACCGTGCGGGCGTGTCCCCGGGCGTGAAGTTCACGGACTCCGAGCTGATCGGCGTACCGCAGATCCTGGTCGCCGGACGCCGGTCCGCCGAGGGCGTCCTCGAACTGAAGGACCGCAGGACCGGCGAGCGCGAGGAGCTGACGGTCGACGAGGCGATCGCCCGTCTGTCCGCGTAA
- the nusA gene encoding transcription termination factor NusA encodes MDIDMSALRGLVREKEISFDLLVEAIESALLIAYHRTEGSRRHARVELNRETGHVTVWAKEDPEDLEEGQEPREFDDTPSGFGRIAATTAKQVILQRLRDAEDDATLGEYAGREGDIVTGVVQQGRDPKNVLVDIGKLEAILPVQEQVPGETYPHGMRLRSYVVRVAKGVRGPSVTLSRTHPNLVKKLFAMEVPEIADGSVEIAAIAREAGHRTKIAVRSTRSGLNPKGACIGPMGGRVRAVMGELNGEKIDIVDWSDDPAEMVANALSPARVSKVEVVDLAARSARVTVPDYQLSLAIGKEGQNARLAARLTGWRIDIRPDTEQPSEQGRE; translated from the coding sequence GTGGACATCGACATGAGTGCCCTGCGGGGCTTGGTACGGGAGAAGGAGATCTCCTTCGACCTGCTGGTCGAGGCGATCGAGTCCGCCCTCCTCATCGCCTACCACCGCACCGAGGGAAGCCGCCGCCACGCGCGCGTGGAGCTCAACCGGGAGACCGGGCATGTGACCGTGTGGGCGAAGGAGGACCCGGAGGACCTCGAGGAGGGCCAGGAGCCCCGCGAGTTCGACGACACCCCGTCCGGCTTCGGCCGTATCGCCGCCACCACCGCCAAGCAGGTCATCCTGCAGCGGCTGCGCGACGCCGAGGACGACGCCACGCTCGGCGAGTACGCGGGGCGCGAGGGCGACATCGTCACCGGCGTCGTCCAGCAGGGCCGCGACCCGAAGAACGTCCTCGTCGACATCGGCAAGCTGGAGGCCATCCTGCCGGTGCAGGAGCAGGTCCCCGGCGAGACGTATCCGCACGGGATGCGGCTGCGGTCGTACGTCGTTCGAGTGGCCAAGGGCGTCCGCGGTCCCTCCGTCACCCTCTCCCGCACGCATCCCAATCTGGTGAAGAAGCTCTTCGCCATGGAGGTGCCGGAGATCGCCGACGGTTCGGTGGAGATCGCGGCCATCGCGCGTGAGGCCGGCCACCGCACCAAGATCGCCGTCCGTTCCACCCGGAGCGGCCTGAACCCCAAGGGTGCCTGCATCGGCCCCATGGGGGGCCGGGTGCGCGCGGTGATGGGCGAGCTGAACGGTGAGAAGATCGACATCGTCGACTGGTCGGACGACCCGGCCGAGATGGTGGCGAACGCGCTCTCGCCGGCCCGGGTCTCCAAGGTGGAGGTCGTCGACCTCGCCGCCCGTTCCGCGCGCGTGACCGTGCCCGACTACCAGCTGTCCCTGGCCATCGGCAAGGAAGGCCAGAACGCCCGCCTCGCGGCCCGGCTCACCGGCTGGCGGATCGACATCCGTCCGGACACCGAGCAGCCGTCCGAGCAGGGCCGGGAATAG
- the dxr gene encoding 1-deoxy-D-xylulose-5-phosphate reductoisomerase produces MTGDGPKDVVILGSTGSIGTQAIDLVLRNPDRFRVTGLSAAGGRVALLAEQAHRLRVRTVAVAREDVVPALREALAAAYGAGEPLPEILAGPDAATQLAASDCHTVLNGITGSIGLSPTLAALEAGRTLALANKESLIVGGPLVKAVAKPGQIIPVDSEHAALFQALASGSRADVRKLVVTASGGPFRGRTKADLDRVTVEDALAHPTWAMGPVITINSATLVNKGLEVIEAHLLYDIPFDRIEVVVHPQSYVHSMVEFTDGSTIAQATPPDMRGPIAIGLGWPERVPDAAPTFDWSTASTWEFFPLDTDAFPSVGLARHVGQLAGTAPAVFNAANEECVEAFRAGALPFNGIMETVTRVVEEHGTPRTGTSLTVADVLQAEAWARTRASELAAQTAEARA; encoded by the coding sequence GTGACGGGCGACGGTCCGAAGGACGTGGTCATCCTCGGCTCCACCGGGTCGATCGGCACCCAGGCCATCGACCTCGTACTGCGCAACCCGGACCGGTTCCGGGTCACCGGACTCTCCGCCGCCGGCGGACGGGTCGCCCTCCTCGCCGAGCAGGCGCACCGGCTGCGCGTCCGCACCGTTGCGGTCGCCCGTGAGGACGTCGTACCGGCGCTGCGCGAGGCCCTCGCCGCCGCGTACGGCGCGGGGGAGCCGCTCCCCGAGATCCTCGCCGGACCGGATGCGGCCACCCAGCTCGCCGCCTCCGACTGCCACACCGTGCTGAACGGCATCACCGGCTCGATCGGCCTCTCCCCGACCCTCGCTGCCCTGGAGGCGGGCCGCACGCTCGCGCTCGCCAACAAGGAGTCGCTCATCGTGGGCGGTCCGCTGGTCAAGGCGGTCGCCAAGCCCGGCCAGATCATCCCGGTCGACTCCGAGCACGCGGCGCTGTTCCAGGCGCTGGCGTCCGGTTCGCGGGCCGACGTACGGAAGCTGGTCGTCACGGCGTCCGGTGGACCCTTCCGCGGCCGCACGAAGGCCGACCTGGACCGGGTGACCGTCGAGGACGCCCTCGCCCACCCCACCTGGGCGATGGGCCCGGTGATCACGATCAACTCCGCGACCCTGGTCAACAAAGGGCTGGAAGTCATCGAGGCACACCTCCTCTACGACATTCCCTTCGACCGCATTGAGGTGGTCGTGCATCCCCAGTCGTATGTCCACTCGATGGTTGAGTTCACCGACGGATCCACGATCGCCCAGGCGACGCCCCCCGACATGCGCGGGCCGATCGCCATCGGCCTCGGCTGGCCGGAACGCGTCCCCGACGCCGCGCCCACGTTCGACTGGAGCACGGCGTCCACCTGGGAGTTCTTCCCGCTCGACACCGACGCGTTTCCGTCGGTCGGACTCGCCCGGCATGTGGGGCAGCTCGCGGGCACGGCCCCGGCGGTGTTCAATGCCGCCAACGAGGAGTGCGTGGAGGCCTTCCGGGCCGGCGCACTGCCGTTCAACGGGATCATGGAGACTGTGACGCGCGTGGTCGAGGAGCACGGCACACCGCGTACGGGAACTTCACTCACCGTCGCGGACGTCCTCCAGGCGGAGGCCTGGGCGCGGACCCGGGCGAGCGAACTGGCGGCACAGACGGCGGAGGCCCGTGCATGA